Proteins encoded by one window of Dryocola sp. LX212:
- a CDS encoding porin OmpC produces MKVKVLSLLVPALLVAGTAHAAEIYNKDGNKLDLYGKVDGLHYFSDDDGADGDQTYMRLGFKGETQVNDQLTGYGQWEYQIQGNSAESENNSWTRLAFAGLRFADYGSFDYGRNYGVVYDVTSWTDVLPEFGGDTYGADNFLQSRANGVATYRNTDFFGLVDGLNFALQYQGKNGSPSGEGGGATNNGRGAQRQNGDGFGGSLTYDLGEGFSVGSAIASSKRTTDQNEMLLGEGDRAETYTGGVKYDANNVYLATQFTQTYNATRAGDLGFANKAQNFEVVAQYQFDFGLRPSVAYLQSKGKDIEGYGDQDLLKYVDVGATYYFNKNMSTYVDYKINLLDENDFTRASSIGTDDIVALGLVYQF; encoded by the coding sequence GTGAAAGTTAAAGTACTGTCCCTCCTGGTTCCAGCTCTGCTGGTAGCAGGCACCGCTCATGCGGCCGAAATTTATAACAAAGACGGCAACAAATTAGATCTGTACGGTAAAGTTGATGGCCTGCACTACTTCTCTGATGACGACGGCGCAGACGGCGACCAGACTTATATGCGTCTGGGCTTCAAAGGCGAAACTCAGGTAAACGACCAGCTGACCGGTTACGGTCAGTGGGAATACCAGATTCAGGGCAACAGCGCTGAAAGCGAAAACAACTCCTGGACTCGTCTGGCGTTTGCTGGTCTGCGCTTTGCTGACTACGGCTCTTTCGACTACGGTCGTAACTACGGCGTTGTTTACGACGTAACTTCCTGGACCGATGTTCTGCCAGAGTTCGGCGGCGATACATACGGTGCCGACAACTTCCTGCAATCCCGTGCTAACGGCGTTGCTACTTACCGTAACACCGACTTCTTCGGTCTGGTTGACGGCCTGAACTTTGCTCTTCAGTACCAGGGTAAAAACGGCAGTCCATCTGGTGAAGGCGGCGGCGCGACCAACAACGGCCGTGGCGCACAGCGTCAGAACGGTGACGGCTTCGGCGGCTCCCTGACTTACGATCTGGGCGAAGGCTTTAGCGTAGGTTCTGCAATCGCCAGCTCCAAGCGTACGACTGACCAGAATGAAATGCTGCTTGGCGAAGGTGACCGTGCTGAAACTTACACCGGCGGCGTGAAATACGACGCGAACAACGTTTACCTGGCAACTCAGTTCACTCAGACCTACAACGCAACTCGCGCAGGCGACCTGGGCTTTGCTAACAAAGCACAGAACTTCGAAGTTGTTGCTCAGTACCAGTTTGACTTCGGTCTGCGTCCTTCCGTGGCTTACCTGCAGTCCAAAGGTAAGGACATCGAAGGTTACGGCGATCAGGACCTGCTGAAATATGTTGATGTTGGCGCGACTTACTACTTCAACAAAAACATGTCCACCTATGTTGATTACAAAATCAACCTGCTGGACGAAAACGATTTCACCCGCGCTTCTAGCATAGGTACCGACGATATCGTTGCACTGGGTCTGGTTTACCAGTTCTAA
- the alkB gene encoding DNA oxidative demethylase AlkB, whose product MLDLFADESPWQEPLADGAMILRRFARSQADELIAQIADVARRSPFRQMVTPGGYTMSVAMTNCGERGWTTDRYGYLYSPDDPLTGKRWPAMPQVFRALSDAASAAAGYPGFSPDACLINRYVPGAKLSLHQDKDEPNLQQPIVSVSLGLPAVFQFGGLKRNDPLQRVMLEHGDVVVWGGASRLFYHGILPLKPGQHAATGEVRYNLTFRSTSKSE is encoded by the coding sequence ATGTTGGATCTCTTTGCGGATGAATCTCCCTGGCAGGAGCCGCTGGCGGACGGAGCCATGATCCTGCGGCGATTCGCCCGCTCTCAGGCAGACGAGCTAATTGCGCAGATTGCGGACGTTGCCCGGCGCTCACCGTTTCGCCAGATGGTCACGCCGGGCGGCTATACCATGTCAGTGGCGATGACTAACTGCGGCGAGAGAGGCTGGACGACTGATCGGTACGGCTACCTCTATTCCCCGGACGACCCACTTACCGGAAAACGCTGGCCCGCTATGCCACAGGTTTTCCGGGCATTGTCCGATGCCGCTTCTGCCGCAGCAGGCTATCCCGGCTTCTCACCAGATGCCTGTCTTATCAACCGCTATGTCCCCGGGGCGAAGCTGTCGCTGCACCAGGATAAGGACGAGCCGAACCTGCAGCAGCCCATCGTTTCCGTTTCGCTCGGCCTGCCCGCAGTTTTTCAGTTTGGCGGACTGAAACGTAACGATCCCCTTCAAAGAGTAATGCTGGAGCACGGCGACGTTGTAGTCTGGGGCGGGGCGTCACGCCTGTTTTACCACGGTATTTTACCGCTCAAGCCGGGACAACATGCTGCCACGGGCGAGGTCCGGTACAACCTCACCTTTCGCAGTACATCAAAAAGCGAATAA
- the rcsC gene encoding two-component system sensor histidine kinase RcsC: MKYLVSFRSTLKISRYLFRALALLLWLLIALFSVFYIVNALHEKESDIRQELNTSFDQAQRYIQRTSDVMKELKYIAENRLTATNGVLPTIERDESKIEAPDFMPLFPDSDCSAVSTSWRSSLQSLSWFLRYWRDNFSAAYDLNRVFLIGGENLCIADFGLRNMPLEREKALKTLHERIMKYRSAPQDERGNSIYWIGQGPRPGIGYFYTLTPVYLANRLQALLGIEQTVRMENFLTPGTLPVGVTILDENNHPLISLTGSETSIEPQAPWVQERNWFGYSSGFKQLVLKKNLPPSSLSVIYSVPVDTVLERIRMLILNAVLLNVLVGGALFTLARMYERRIFIPAENDAQRLEEHEQFNRKIVASAPVGICILRTQDGTNILSNELAHNYLNMLTHEDRQQLTKIICGQQVNFVDVLTSNHTNLQISFVHSRYRNENVAICVLVDVSARVKMEESLQEMAQASEQASQSKSMFLATVSHELRTPLYGIIGNLDLLQTKALPKGVDRLVTAMNNSSSLLLKIISDILDFSKIESEQLKIEPREFSPREVMSHITANYLPLVVRKQLGLYCFIEPDVPLTLQGDPMRLQQVISNLLSNAIKFTDVGCIILHVSVTGDYLSFRVRDTGVGIPGKEVTRLFDPFFQVGTGVQRNFQGTGLGLAICEKLISMMDGDISVDTEAGMGSQFTIRIPLYSAVAAPHAQVDGLAKKRCWLAVRNASLSGYLESLLSMNNIQTGIYSGETPGSDDVLITDDALETPWSGRAAIIFCRRHIGIPQEQSPGCWVHSVAAPHDLLTLLGRIYSIDVDVPGSPSALPSPAQINEQNDDMMILVVDDHPINRRLLADQLGSLGYQCKTANDGVDALNVLSKNHIDIVLSDVNMPNMDGYRLTQRIRQLGLTLPVIGVTANALAEEKQRCIESGMDSCLSKPVTLDVIKQTLAVYAARVRSGRV, translated from the coding sequence TTGAAATATCTCGTCTCTTTCCGCAGTACGCTTAAGATCTCCCGCTATCTTTTCAGGGCGCTGGCACTTTTGCTGTGGCTGCTGATCGCTCTTTTTTCCGTCTTCTATATCGTTAATGCGCTGCATGAAAAAGAGTCAGATATTCGTCAGGAGCTAAACACCAGTTTCGATCAGGCCCAGCGCTACATCCAGCGCACGTCGGACGTCATGAAAGAGCTGAAGTACATCGCGGAAAACCGCCTTACGGCGACCAACGGCGTGCTACCGACTATCGAGCGGGACGAAAGCAAAATCGAAGCCCCTGATTTTATGCCGCTGTTTCCCGATTCCGACTGCTCGGCGGTGAGCACATCCTGGCGCAGCTCCCTGCAGTCGCTCTCCTGGTTTCTGCGCTACTGGCGCGATAACTTCTCTGCCGCCTACGACCTGAATCGCGTGTTCCTGATCGGCGGCGAGAACCTTTGTATAGCGGACTTTGGCCTCAGAAACATGCCTCTTGAGCGCGAAAAGGCGTTGAAAACGCTGCACGAACGGATCATGAAATATCGCAGCGCGCCGCAGGACGAGCGCGGCAACAGCATTTACTGGATTGGCCAGGGGCCGCGTCCGGGCATCGGATACTTCTATACTTTAACCCCCGTTTATCTGGCAAACCGCCTGCAGGCACTGCTTGGCATCGAACAGACGGTGCGCATGGAAAACTTCCTGACGCCGGGCACGCTGCCGGTGGGCGTTACCATTCTCGATGAGAATAACCATCCGTTGATCTCCCTGACCGGCTCGGAGACCAGCATCGAGCCCCAGGCGCCTTGGGTGCAGGAGCGCAACTGGTTTGGCTACTCGTCAGGCTTTAAGCAGCTGGTGCTGAAGAAGAACCTGCCGCCGTCGTCCCTGAGCGTTATCTATTCCGTGCCGGTTGATACCGTGCTTGAACGCATCCGCATGCTGATACTCAATGCGGTGCTGCTGAATGTGCTGGTGGGGGGCGCGCTGTTTACGCTTGCGCGCATGTATGAGCGAAGGATATTTATCCCGGCGGAAAACGACGCCCAGCGTCTGGAAGAGCACGAGCAGTTCAACCGCAAAATTGTTGCCTCGGCGCCGGTAGGTATCTGTATCCTGCGCACCCAGGACGGCACGAATATTCTGAGTAACGAGCTCGCCCACAACTACCTGAACATGCTGACCCATGAAGACCGGCAGCAGCTCACCAAAATCATCTGTGGCCAGCAGGTTAATTTTGTCGACGTGCTGACCAGCAATCACACCAACCTGCAAATAAGCTTCGTGCATTCACGCTATCGCAATGAAAACGTAGCGATTTGTGTGCTGGTAGACGTCAGCGCGCGAGTGAAGATGGAAGAGTCATTGCAGGAGATGGCGCAGGCATCCGAACAGGCGAGCCAGTCCAAATCCATGTTCCTTGCTACCGTCAGCCATGAGCTGCGCACGCCGCTCTACGGCATCATCGGTAACCTGGATCTGCTGCAAACCAAAGCGCTGCCGAAAGGGGTGGATCGCCTGGTGACGGCGATGAACAACTCCTCCAGCCTGCTGCTGAAAATCATCAGCGACATTCTGGACTTCTCGAAAATTGAATCCGAACAGCTGAAGATTGAACCGCGCGAGTTCTCACCGCGTGAAGTGATGAGCCACATCACCGCCAACTATCTGCCGCTGGTGGTGCGCAAGCAGCTGGGGCTTTACTGTTTCATCGAGCCGGACGTGCCGCTGACGCTGCAGGGCGATCCGATGCGTCTGCAGCAGGTGATCTCTAACCTGCTGAGCAACGCCATTAAGTTCACGGATGTAGGCTGTATTATTCTGCACGTGTCGGTAACCGGGGATTACCTGAGCTTCCGGGTGCGGGATACCGGCGTTGGGATACCGGGCAAAGAAGTGACGCGTCTGTTCGATCCGTTCTTCCAGGTGGGTACCGGGGTGCAGCGTAACTTCCAGGGGACCGGGCTGGGCCTGGCTATTTGCGAAAAACTTATCAGCATGATGGACGGCGATATCTCGGTTGATACCGAAGCGGGGATGGGCAGCCAGTTCACAATCCGTATACCGCTTTATTCAGCCGTGGCTGCTCCGCACGCGCAGGTTGACGGACTGGCTAAGAAGCGCTGCTGGCTGGCGGTCAGAAATGCCTCTTTAAGCGGCTATCTGGAATCGCTGCTGTCCATGAATAACATTCAAACCGGCATTTACAGCGGGGAGACGCCCGGCAGTGACGACGTACTGATCACCGACGACGCGCTGGAAACGCCATGGTCAGGGCGTGCGGCGATTATCTTCTGCCGTCGCCACATCGGCATTCCTCAGGAGCAGTCGCCGGGCTGCTGGGTACACAGCGTGGCGGCGCCCCACGATCTACTGACGCTACTGGGCCGTATCTACAGTATTGATGTTGACGTGCCTGGTAGCCCCTCCGCGCTGCCGTCTCCGGCGCAGATCAACGAGCAGAACGACGACATGATGATCCTCGTGGTTGACGATCATCCGATAAATCGCCGCCTGCTTGCGGATCAGCTGGGATCGCTGGGCTACCAGTGTAAGACGGCCAATGACGGGGTGGATGCGCTCAACGTGCTGAGCAAAAACCATATTGATATCGTGCTGAGCGATGTGAACATGCCAAACATGGATGGCTATCGCCTGACGCAACGTATTCGTCAGCTGGGCCTGACGCTGCCGGTGATCGGCGTGACGGCGAACGCCCTTGCCGAAGAAAAACAGCGCTGTATTGAATCGGGCATGGACAGCTGCCTGTCGAAACCGGTGACGCTGGACGTGATTAAGCAGACGCTGGCGGTCTATGCGGCGCGGGTAAGAAGCGGAAGAGTATAA
- the apbE gene encoding FAD:protein FMN transferase ApbE, which yields MERQLLRRGLFAVALLVLAGCDNQPAKESTGMVLEGKTMGTFWRASLAGVDKTRQSELRAKIQAQLDADDRLLSTYKSDSALSRFNQSRSTEPYRVSEGMSDIVTLSLRIGAKTDGAMDITVGPLVNLWGFGPDKQPVKTPDQAQIAAARALTGLQHLKVINQAGEQWLQKNLPGLYVDLSTVGEGYAADHLARLMEQNGIGRYLVSVGGAVVTRGTNPDGKAWRVAIQKPTDRENAVQAVVDLNGHGISTSGSYRNYYELDGKRLSHVIDPTTGAPIQHRLVSATVIATTALEADGWDTGLMVLGTEKAKQVAQNEGLAVYLITKEGDGFSTWMSPQFKTFLLGE from the coding sequence ATGGAACGACAATTGCTTCGCCGTGGCCTGTTCGCCGTGGCACTTCTTGTACTTGCCGGGTGCGATAATCAGCCAGCCAAAGAAAGCACGGGTATGGTGCTGGAAGGTAAAACCATGGGCACCTTCTGGCGTGCCAGCCTGGCAGGCGTCGATAAAACCCGCCAGAGCGAGCTACGCGCGAAAATTCAGGCTCAGCTGGACGCCGACGACCGCCTGCTGTCGACTTATAAATCAGATTCCGCGCTGTCGCGTTTTAACCAGTCCCGCAGTACCGAACCTTACCGGGTCAGCGAAGGGATGAGCGACATCGTGACGCTCTCGCTGCGAATTGGCGCGAAAACCGATGGCGCAATGGATATTACGGTTGGTCCGCTGGTTAACCTGTGGGGGTTCGGCCCGGATAAACAGCCGGTGAAGACGCCGGACCAAGCTCAGATTGCCGCGGCAAGGGCACTGACCGGCCTGCAGCACCTGAAAGTGATTAATCAGGCAGGCGAGCAGTGGCTGCAAAAAAATCTGCCGGGTCTGTATGTCGATCTCTCAACCGTAGGGGAGGGGTACGCTGCAGACCACCTGGCGCGCCTGATGGAGCAAAACGGCATTGGCCGCTATCTGGTTTCCGTCGGTGGAGCGGTGGTGACGCGTGGCACTAACCCGGACGGCAAGGCCTGGCGCGTGGCGATTCAGAAACCGACCGACCGGGAAAACGCCGTACAGGCGGTGGTCGATCTGAACGGTCACGGGATCAGCACCTCGGGCAGCTACCGCAATTACTACGAGCTGGATGGCAAACGCTTGTCGCACGTTATCGACCCGACGACCGGGGCACCTATCCAGCACAGGCTGGTATCCGCCACGGTTATCGCCACTACGGCGCTGGAAGCCGACGGTTGGGACACGGGGCTGATGGTCCTCGGTACGGAAAAAGCGAAGCAGGTTGCCCAGAATGAGGGCCTGGCGGTCTACCTTATTACTAAAGAGGGCGACGGTTTCTCTACCTGGATGTCGCCGCAGTTTAAAACCTTCCTGCTGGGCGAGTAG
- the ada gene encoding bifunctional DNA-binding transcriptional regulator/O6-methylguanine-DNA methyltransferase Ada: protein MKTKNDVTADERRWQAVETRDGQADGEFVFAVRTTGIFCRPSCTARHPLRKNVLFFQSPDAASAAGFRPCKRCQPDKLAPDQQRVERIMQACRIMEASPESLTLEAVAASMAMSPFHFHRIFKSIVGVTPSAWQKALRARRLREQLTKSDTVTQAAYDAGFQSGSGFYQQADTTLGMTARQYRQGGKSATIQFVVGTCQLGEFLVAESERGICAILLGNAPEELIAELESLFPQATVAAGNEAFAKRVAGVVSYLDHPGRAFELPLDIQGTAFQRQVWQTLRAIPVGETVSYRQIAERMGNPKAIRAVAGACAANRLAVVIPCHRVVRNDGALSGYRWGVERKQLLLDLEAQQRKE, encoded by the coding sequence ATGAAAACGAAGAATGACGTTACCGCTGATGAGCGCCGCTGGCAGGCCGTGGAAACCCGAGATGGCCAGGCTGACGGTGAGTTTGTTTTTGCCGTCAGGACGACCGGTATTTTCTGCCGTCCTTCCTGTACCGCGCGTCATCCGCTGCGCAAAAATGTGCTTTTTTTCCAGAGTCCTGACGCGGCATCAGCGGCAGGTTTTCGCCCCTGCAAACGCTGCCAACCGGATAAGCTCGCCCCGGATCAGCAGCGTGTGGAACGCATCATGCAGGCGTGCCGCATCATGGAGGCCAGCCCGGAGAGCCTGACGCTTGAAGCCGTGGCTGCCAGCATGGCAATGAGCCCTTTTCATTTCCATCGCATCTTTAAAAGTATCGTCGGCGTGACCCCCTCCGCCTGGCAAAAGGCGCTGCGCGCCCGGCGGCTGCGCGAGCAGCTTACGAAAAGTGATACCGTTACCCAGGCCGCCTATGACGCTGGTTTTCAGTCGGGCAGCGGTTTCTATCAACAGGCCGATACCACGCTGGGCATGACGGCTCGTCAGTATCGCCAGGGCGGCAAAAGCGCGACCATCCAGTTTGTTGTGGGCACCTGCCAGCTGGGCGAGTTTCTGGTTGCCGAGAGCGAGCGGGGGATTTGCGCCATACTGTTAGGTAACGCGCCAGAAGAATTAATTGCCGAACTGGAGTCGCTGTTTCCGCAGGCTACCGTGGCAGCGGGCAACGAGGCGTTTGCGAAGCGTGTCGCAGGCGTGGTGAGCTATCTTGACCATCCTGGCCGGGCATTCGAATTGCCCCTTGATATCCAGGGTACGGCATTCCAGCGGCAGGTCTGGCAGACGCTGCGGGCTATTCCGGTGGGCGAAACGGTCAGCTACCGGCAGATTGCCGAACGAATGGGTAATCCGAAAGCGATCAGGGCAGTGGCGGGGGCCTGTGCCGCAAACCGGCTGGCCGTCGTTATCCCCTGCCATCGTGTTGTGCGCAACGACGGCGCGCTTTCCGGTTATCGCTGGGGCGTTGAGCGCAAGCAGCTGCTTCTTGATCTGGAAGCGCAGCAGAGGAAAGAATAA
- a CDS encoding ASCH domain-containing protein, with protein MTMAIPEKYENVERWAFGDTERQADELAKLVLDGVKTATCSNLDGEGIPQPGDIFVVVDGKNEPVCAIELTTVDMKPFDQVDEAHALAEGEGDKTLAYWRREHQRFFEEYELFSPDMTLVLMDFKVLEKF; from the coding sequence ATGACAATGGCTATCCCTGAGAAGTATGAAAATGTAGAGCGCTGGGCGTTCGGCGACACGGAGCGTCAGGCGGATGAACTGGCGAAGCTGGTGCTTGACGGCGTGAAAACGGCGACCTGCTCCAATCTTGACGGCGAGGGTATTCCTCAGCCTGGGGATATCTTCGTGGTGGTGGACGGCAAGAACGAACCGGTTTGTGCGATAGAGCTGACCACGGTCGATATGAAGCCTTTCGATCAGGTGGACGAAGCCCATGCTCTGGCGGAAGGTGAGGGCGATAAAACCCTGGCCTACTGGCGCCGCGAGCATCAACGCTTTTTTGAGGAGTACGAGCTGTTCTCCCCGGATATGACGCTGGTGCTGATGGACTTTAAGGTGCTCGAAAAGTTTTGA
- the rcsB gene encoding response regulator transcription factor RcsB, whose amino-acid sequence MNSMNVIIADDHPIVLFGIRKSLEQIEWVNVVGEFEDSTALINNLPKLDAHVLITDLSMPGDKYGDGITLIKYIKRHFPSISIIVLTMNNNPAILSAVLDLDIEGIVLKQGAPTDLPKALAALQKGKKFTPESVSRLLEKISAGGYGDKRLSPKESEVLRLFAEGFLVTEIARKLNRSIKTISSQKKSAMMKLGVENDIALLNYLSSVSLSPADKD is encoded by the coding sequence ATGAACAGTATGAACGTAATTATTGCCGACGACCATCCGATTGTCCTGTTCGGCATTCGTAAATCACTCGAGCAGATCGAGTGGGTGAATGTTGTCGGTGAGTTTGAAGATTCCACAGCACTTATCAATAACTTACCAAAATTAGACGCGCACGTGCTCATTACCGATCTCTCCATGCCTGGAGATAAATACGGCGATGGCATCACGCTGATTAAATACATCAAGCGTCACTTCCCATCAATTTCCATCATTGTGCTAACGATGAACAATAACCCGGCGATTCTAAGCGCCGTGCTGGATCTGGATATCGAAGGGATTGTGCTGAAGCAAGGCGCACCAACCGATCTGCCTAAAGCGCTGGCCGCTCTGCAGAAAGGCAAGAAATTCACGCCGGAGAGCGTCTCCCGCCTGCTGGAGAAAATCAGCGCTGGCGGTTACGGCGACAAGCGTCTGTCGCCTAAAGAGAGCGAAGTGCTGCGCCTGTTCGCGGAGGGTTTCCTGGTCACAGAGATTGCCCGTAAGCTGAACCGCAGTATCAAAACCATCAGTAGTCAGAAAAAGTCAGCGATGATGAAACTGGGCGTTGAGAACGATATTGCCCTGCTGAACTATCTCTCCTCGGTAAGCCTGTCTCCGGCTGACAAAGACTAA
- the rcsD gene encoding phosphotransferase RcsD: MIPNKFSLIPGNITRFFLLLIVVLLVAMGVMVQSAVNAWLKDKSYQIVDITHALHKRVDTYRYATWQIYDNIAATPASSTGDGLQETRLRQDVYYLEKPRRKTEALIFGSHDSSTLEMTQRISSYLDTLWGAESSPWSMYYLNGQDNSMILVSTLPLKDLSSGFKETGVGTIVDSRRAEMLQQANALDERESFSRLRRLAWQNGHYFTLRTTFNQPGHLATVVAFDLPINDLIPPSMSLDSFQLEPDDSLSAPLATDKEGPDSVTINFNSARIEIASPLASTHLRLVWQVPFGTLLMDTLQNILLPLLLNIGLLALALFGFTTFRQQAPRAAETTVGVSNELQTLRALNEEIVALLPLGLLVHDLDANRTVISNKIADHLLPHLNLQNIIAMADQHQGVIQATINNELYEIRQFRSQIAPRTQIFVIRDQDREILVNKKLKQAQRLYEKNQQGRVAFMQHIGEALQLPVKNLAESAAKINTPEHIHLANEAQTIIRLVDEIQLLNQLETDSWKINATEFAIQPLVDEVALEMLPIIKRKGLQLLINNQLPADEVRHGDREALRKILQLLLHYSVTTTQIGKITLEICEEESAPERLLFRVLDTGEGIGNDEIDNLHFPFLNETSEDRYGKAHGLTFYLCDQLSRKLGGHLSIKSRQDIGTRYNLHVLMTAEPQPDDQNEKLLDEVVAMLDITSNEVRHIVTRQLENWGADCITPDERLASQEFDIFVTDNPSNLTSSGLLLSDDENGMRKIGPGQFRVNFNISAALQDAVLGLIEEQLTREELPESPSGGDETAQLHASGYYSLFVDTVPEDVSRLYTESAASDFAALAQTAHRLKGVFAMLNLVPGKQLCETLEHHIRESDVANIQKYISDIDAYVKSLL, encoded by the coding sequence ATGATCCCGAATAAATTTTCCCTCATCCCCGGCAATATCACGCGCTTCTTTCTGTTGTTGATCGTTGTGCTGCTTGTTGCTATGGGAGTGATGGTACAGAGCGCCGTTAACGCCTGGCTGAAAGACAAAAGTTACCAGATAGTCGACATCACCCATGCGCTACACAAACGTGTCGATACCTATCGCTATGCCACATGGCAGATCTACGACAATATTGCGGCCACCCCGGCCTCATCGACGGGTGACGGTTTGCAGGAAACGCGCCTGCGCCAGGACGTTTACTATCTGGAAAAGCCCCGCCGTAAAACCGAAGCGCTGATTTTTGGCTCCCATGACAGCTCCACCCTTGAGATGACGCAGCGAATCTCCAGCTATTTGGATACGCTCTGGGGCGCTGAAAGCAGCCCATGGTCAATGTATTATCTCAATGGCCAGGATAACAGCATGATCCTGGTCTCGACCCTGCCGCTGAAAGATCTCTCATCAGGCTTCAAAGAAACCGGCGTCGGCACCATCGTCGATTCCCGCCGGGCAGAGATGCTGCAGCAGGCCAATGCGCTGGATGAACGCGAAAGCTTCTCTCGCCTGCGCCGTTTGGCCTGGCAGAATGGGCACTACTTTACCCTGCGTACCACCTTTAACCAGCCGGGGCATCTGGCCACGGTTGTCGCCTTTGATCTGCCGATCAACGATCTTATTCCTCCTTCGATGTCTCTTGACAGCTTCCAGCTGGAACCCGATGACTCGCTTTCAGCGCCTCTGGCAACTGATAAAGAGGGCCCGGACAGCGTCACCATCAACTTTAATAGCGCTCGTATCGAGATAGCTTCCCCGCTGGCCAGCACGCATTTACGTCTGGTCTGGCAAGTGCCGTTTGGCACACTGCTGATGGACACCCTGCAAAACATTTTGCTGCCGCTTCTGCTTAATATAGGGCTGCTGGCGCTGGCGCTGTTTGGCTTTACCACCTTCCGCCAGCAGGCCCCGCGCGCCGCTGAAACAACAGTGGGTGTCAGTAATGAACTGCAAACCCTGCGCGCATTAAATGAAGAGATTGTCGCCCTGCTGCCGCTGGGCCTGCTGGTGCATGACCTCGATGCCAACCGAACGGTGATCAGCAATAAAATTGCCGATCACCTGCTGCCGCATCTCAATCTGCAAAATATCATCGCTATGGCAGACCAGCATCAGGGCGTGATTCAGGCCACCATCAACAACGAACTCTATGAGATTCGCCAGTTCCGCAGCCAGATCGCGCCCCGCACGCAAATTTTTGTTATCCGCGATCAGGACAGGGAAATCCTCGTTAATAAGAAGCTCAAACAGGCCCAGCGCCTGTATGAGAAGAATCAGCAGGGCCGTGTGGCCTTTATGCAACACATCGGAGAAGCCTTGCAGTTACCGGTAAAAAACCTTGCAGAGAGTGCAGCAAAAATCAATACTCCGGAACACATCCATCTTGCGAATGAAGCACAAACTATTATTCGCCTTGTTGATGAAATCCAGCTATTGAACCAGCTTGAAACCGATAGCTGGAAAATTAACGCCACGGAGTTTGCGATTCAGCCGCTGGTGGATGAAGTCGCGCTGGAGATGCTGCCGATCATAAAGCGTAAGGGTCTGCAACTGCTGATTAATAACCAGCTGCCGGCTGACGAGGTGCGTCATGGTGACCGTGAAGCGCTGCGCAAAATATTGCAGCTGCTGCTTCATTACTCCGTGACCACCACGCAGATTGGTAAAATAACGCTTGAGATATGTGAAGAAGAATCCGCGCCGGAGCGCCTGCTGTTCCGCGTGCTGGACACCGGAGAAGGCATCGGAAACGATGAAATCGACAACCTGCATTTCCCATTCCTCAACGAAACGAGTGAAGACCGCTACGGCAAAGCCCACGGCCTGACGTTTTATCTGTGCGATCAGCTTTCTCGTAAGCTTGGTGGACATCTCTCCATCAAGTCTCGCCAGGATATCGGCACGCGTTACAATCTGCATGTTTTAATGACCGCAGAACCGCAGCCGGACGACCAGAATGAGAAACTGCTGGATGAAGTGGTGGCAATGCTGGATATTACATCCAACGAAGTGCGTCACATCGTCACCCGCCAGTTGGAAAACTGGGGTGCGGATTGCATCACGCCCGACGAAAGATTAGCCAGTCAAGAATTTGATATCTTCGTCACTGATAATCCGTCTAATCTTACATCTTCAGGCTTGCTTTTAAGCGATGATGAAAACGGAATGCGGAAAATAGGCCCTGGCCAGTTCCGGGTTAACTTTAATATCAGCGCGGCTTTGCAGGATGCGGTGCTAGGGCTGATAGAAGAGCAGCTGACGCGTGAAGAGTTGCCCGAGTCGCCGTCAGGCGGTGACGAAACCGCACAACTCCATGCCAGCGGCTATTACTCGCTGTTTGTCGACACGGTACCGGAAGACGTCAGTAGATTATATACTGAATCAGCAGCAAGCGATTTTGCTGCACTGGCGCAAACGGCGCACCGCCTTAAAGGCGTGTTTGCTATGCTAAATCTGGTACCGGGCAAGCAGTTATGTGAAACGTTAGAGCATCACATTCGCGAGAGTGATGTTGCCAACATACAAAAATATATCAGCGACATTGACGCTTACGTCAAAAGTTTGCTGTAG